The sequence TGATCCTGCCCGGATCATCCTGGATACCCGTTTGACCATCCAGGAAAATGCCAAGGTTGTGGTTCAAAACTCAAATGCTCCTACGATCATTGTCACAGGCCCGGGTTGTGATCCCGGCAAAATTCAGCGCCTCAAAGACAAGGGCGCACACATTCTTGAATGCCGGGTTTGTGAAAATTTGCTTGATTTAAATGACCTGATGATTAGGTTAAGGGAGCTGTCGATCACAAGTCTTTTGATTGAAGGCGGAGGACGTGTGGCAGCATCAGCTCTGGCAGCAGGTATTGTAAACAAAGTCTGCTATTTTCTTGCCCCCAAAATTATGGGCGGAAATGACGGCATTCCGGTGTTTAACGGATCGGGGCCTGAAAAGATAAAAGACGTGTTTGAACTGGTCCGGGTGAGTACCCGGCCGTTTGCTTCCGATATGCTGATTACAGGTTATATTGAATCGCAGAATAGATTGATTGATGGCGGGAGATAATTTTTGTTTACTGGAATCATAGAAAGTCTGGGTACCATACGGCGCATTGAAACCCATGGAGAGGGCAAAATCTTGGTGATTGCCTGTGACCTGGATCTTTCCGGTACAGGCATTGGGGATTCCATTGCCGTGAACGGGGCCTGCCTGACCGCTGTAAGTCTTGGCAAAGGGCAGTTCAAAGTGGATATGGCACCGGAAACCGTGTCCCGTACCACATTCGGTTCCATTGGACCCGGGGCCCGGGTCAATATTGAACGGGCGCTGAAGTTGTCGGACCGCATAGACGGGCATCTGGTATCAGGCCACATAGACGGCACGGGTACGGTCTCAAAAATTGAGACCCGGAGCAATGCCATCATATATGACATCCAGGTGCCGGAAAACCTGGCTGATGAAATGATAGAAAAAGGTTCGGTTGCCATTGACGGTATCAGCCTGACCATCAACCAATGTTGGGAAAACGGTTTTTCGGTAAGTATTATTCCCCATACCGCAAAGATTACAACCATCGGATTTAAAAACGTAGGGGATCGCGTCAATATTGAGACGGATATGCTGGGAAAATATGTGAAAAAGTTTTTATCAGGGCAGGGGACACGCGCAAAGAGTGCCAACGACGCCGGCGCTTATGCTGACTCGGACATCAGTATGTCATTTCTTGCCCGGAACGGATTTTTGTAAAGGATAACAAAATGCCCCATTTAACAATTGAACAAGCAATTGAAGATATAAAAAATGGAAAAATGGTCATCCTGGTGGATGACGAGGACAGGGAGAACGAAGGGGATTTAACAATGGCGGCCGAGGCCGTAACCCCGGAAGCCATTAATTTTATGGCCACCCATGGCCGGGGACTCATCTGCCTGTCCCTTGATTCCAGTATTGCAGATAAGCTCGACCTTCCCATGATGGTTGATCACAATACATCCCAGTACGGGACTGGGTTTACGGTCTCCATCGAGGCCAAACGCGGTGTGACCACAGGTATCTCCGCAGCAGACAGGGCTACGACTATTTTGACGGCAGTGGATGATGATACCGGTCCCCATGACATTGCAAGACCCGGCCACATTTTTCCTTTGCGGGCCCGGGACGGCGGGGTTATGGTGCGCATCGGCCAGACCGAAGGCTCTGTAGATCTTGCACGCCTTGCCGGCCTGAAGCCGGCGGGTGTCATCTGTGAGATCATGGATGATGACGGTACCATGGCCCGGATGCCTTCCCTTGAAGAATTTGCTAAAAAGCACGGCATCGGCATCTGCACGGTGGCGGATCTTGTTAAATACCGGTTAAAGACGGAAAGCTTTGTAAAGCGGGCTGCTGAAACCGTTATTCCCACCCGGGTGGGCGGTGAGTTCAGAATCATTGCCTATGAGAATGATATTGACAATCTTACCCATATTGCCCTGGTTAAGGGTGAAATTGACCCGGAAAAGGATATTCTGGTGCGGGTGCATTCCGAATGTATGACCGGTGATATTTTTTCTTCTTTGCGATGTGACTGCCAGGACCAGCTTTACCGGGCCATGAAGATGGTGGATGATGAAGGCTGTGGCGTCATTCTGTATTTACGCCAGGAAGGCCGGGGTATAGGCCTTGTGAACAAATTAAAAGCCTATGAATACCAGCGTCAGGGTTTGGATACGGTTCAGGCCAATGAAAAACTTGGATTTTCAGCTGATCTGCGTGATTATGGTGTCGGTGCCCAGATGCTGGTGGATTTGGGCGTGCGCAAAATGCGTCTGCTCACTAATAATCCTAAGAAGATGGTGGGGCTTGAAGGTTACGGCCTGAGCGTTGTGGAACAGGTGCCCATTGAAGTGGCGCCCAATTGCTATAACCAGGGGTATTTGAAGTGTAAGCAGGCTAAAATGGGCCATCTACTACATATAAAATAATGTTTGGACAAATACTCACCCATCTGCGGCGTTGCTGCGAACATTTGCAATCCTCACATACTCGAGTATGCTCCGGTTGCAAATATTCTTGCGCCTTGCATATGGGCAAGTCTTTGTCAAAACATAGTGCCGTAAAAAAAATACAATAAAGGGAAGAAAAAATATGCCTCAGATAATTGAAGCCAATTTAGATGCCAAAGGCAAAAAATTCGGACTTGTTGCCGCCAGGTTCAATGATTTTATTGTGGAAAAGCTTGTGTCAGGAGCGTTGGATGCCCTGATCAGAAGCGGTGCACAGGATAGCGATATTGCTATTGTTAAAGTGCCTGGGGCGTTTGAGATTCCTTTGGCAGTCGCTAAAATGGCGGCCTCGAAAAAATATGACGCCATTATCTGTTTAGGTGCCGTGATCCGCGGGGCCACCACCCATTATGATTATGTCTGTGCCGAGGTGTCCAAGGGTATTGCTGCCGTCAGCCTTGAGGCCAACGTGCCGGTCATGTTTGGTATTCTTACCACTGAAACCATTGAACAGGCTATTGAACGTGCCGGTACAAAATCCGGTAACAAGGGCTTTGATGTAGCCTTGGGTGCCATTGAAATGGCAAACCTTTGCGCGATTATGGAATAGAACATGGGTGACAGGCGTAAATCCCGGGAATTGGCCTTGCAGGCCCTGTTTGCCCTGGATCTGAATAAATTGGATCTGAATAAAACCGATTCCCGGCCGCAAATGGATGACTTCCTTGAACAGCACGGGGAAGATTTAAGTGAACCCCCACGTCTTTTTTTTCAAACGCTTGTACAAGGGGTGTTGGAGAATCGCGAAAAGATAGACACGCTTTTGGACCAATGGGCCAAGAATTGGAAGATTTCCCGTATGCCGGCAGTGGACAGAAATATCATGCGTATTGCCGTGTTTGAAATGCTTAATTTGCCGGATATACCGTCATCTGTATCCATTAATGAGGCGGTTGAAATCGGCAAAAAGTTCGGTACCCGGGATTCCGGGCCGTTCATCA comes from uncultured Desulfobacter sp. and encodes:
- a CDS encoding riboflavin synthase; the encoded protein is MFTGIIESLGTIRRIETHGEGKILVIACDLDLSGTGIGDSIAVNGACLTAVSLGKGQFKVDMAPETVSRTTFGSIGPGARVNIERALKLSDRIDGHLVSGHIDGTGTVSKIETRSNAIIYDIQVPENLADEMIEKGSVAIDGISLTINQCWENGFSVSIIPHTAKITTIGFKNVGDRVNIETDMLGKYVKKFLSGQGTRAKSANDAGAYADSDISMSFLARNGFL
- a CDS encoding bifunctional 3,4-dihydroxy-2-butanone-4-phosphate synthase/GTP cyclohydrolase II, encoding MPHLTIEQAIEDIKNGKMVILVDDEDRENEGDLTMAAEAVTPEAINFMATHGRGLICLSLDSSIADKLDLPMMVDHNTSQYGTGFTVSIEAKRGVTTGISAADRATTILTAVDDDTGPHDIARPGHIFPLRARDGGVMVRIGQTEGSVDLARLAGLKPAGVICEIMDDDGTMARMPSLEEFAKKHGIGICTVADLVKYRLKTESFVKRAAETVIPTRVGGEFRIIAYENDIDNLTHIALVKGEIDPEKDILVRVHSECMTGDIFSSLRCDCQDQLYRAMKMVDDEGCGVILYLRQEGRGIGLVNKLKAYEYQRQGLDTVQANEKLGFSADLRDYGVGAQMLVDLGVRKMRLLTNNPKKMVGLEGYGLSVVEQVPIEVAPNCYNQGYLKCKQAKMGHLLHIK
- the ribE gene encoding 6,7-dimethyl-8-ribityllumazine synthase → MPQIIEANLDAKGKKFGLVAARFNDFIVEKLVSGALDALIRSGAQDSDIAIVKVPGAFEIPLAVAKMAASKKYDAIICLGAVIRGATTHYDYVCAEVSKGIAAVSLEANVPVMFGILTTETIEQAIERAGTKSGNKGFDVALGAIEMANLCAIME
- the nusB gene encoding transcription antitermination factor NusB; this translates as MGDRRKSRELALQALFALDLNKLDLNKTDSRPQMDDFLEQHGEDLSEPPRLFFQTLVQGVLENREKIDTLLDQWAKNWKISRMPAVDRNIMRIAVFEMLNLPDIPSSVSINEAVEIGKKFGTRDSGPFINGVLDRIRAQYEP